Below is a genomic region from Paludicola sp. MB14-C6.
GACTTATGTGGAATTACTTTTTAAAAACTTTCCAAAATAGTAATTATGTTGCATATGCAATGGAGCATCAGAATCAATATGTAAATGTGCCGAATGGTATGATTTATAATGGTAAATATAGTGCTGTATAAACATGAATGAAAATAGCCACAGAACAAATCTTGTTCTGTGGCTAATCGTATATTACCACATTTGTGTCTTGCAAGCCATATAGTTTTCTAAAACCTTGTTCCAATTAACAACGTTCCACCAATTATCTATATATTCAGCACGACGATTTTGATATTTTAAGTAATAAGCGTGTTCCCAAACATCAATAATTAAAATAGGGCACGTGTTTTGTGGTAATGGAGTATCTTGGTTTGGGGTTGGAATAACTTTTAGATTACCATAACTATCAACAACTAACCAAGCGTAACCTGATCCAAATTGACCTAACGCAGCAGCTTTTATATGGTTTTTCATTTCATCAAATGAACCAAAGGTATTATTGATTGCAATTTCTAATAATCCTTGTGGTGTACTGTTACTTGGCTTATTCATAATATCAAAGTATAGATTGTGATTATAAACTCCGCCAGCATTATTCCTAACGGCAGTTTGGAGTTTAGTGGGCAACTGCATATAGTTTTTAACAAGTTGTGTTAATGATAGGTTATGATATTCAGGATATGGCTGAAGTGCTTTATTCAGATTATCTACGTATGTCTTTAAATGTTTATCATGATGAATGCGTACTGTTTCTTCATCAATATATGGTTCGAGTGCATTATAACTATAATTTAATGGCTTTAATTGAAATGGATACGTTTCTTGCATGAAAAGACCTCCTTAAAGCAAAATGAAATATTAGTATATGTTATGAGGCTATAAGAATTATCGTTACAAACTAGAAAGTACAAGTCTGTAGAAAACTTAAAACGCAAGTAAAAATTGAAATATAAAATAATAAATCTGTGTCAACAAGCTAAAACCACAAAAGAGCAGATTTCTCTGCTCTTTTGTGGTTCTCAAATATCTTTTCTCTAATCTCTGCTGGTCCAAACATCGTTATGTGTAAGCTTGACGAATCTATCTTTATCTGTTCTATTTCATTCGTTATCAGTTCTTCCACAAAACCATGTGTTCAATATATATTATCCCCATTTTCAAAGTAAATACTATGATTGAGGAAAAATATAGCTTTTTGTTACTTACTTTTTAAAAATAAGCTTTCAACATAATTACCCGTATGTCTTTTGGCTAGATAACAGTAATTATTTTGTAATCAACAACTCCCATTTTTTCTTTAATGAGGAATCGGGAACAGGAGTATCTTTTAACGTATAGTCCAAACCAATTCCATTCCATTTTGATTGTCCTAAATTATGATATGCCATGATTTCAACATCAATAATGTTATTGTAGTTATGCTTTAATCGGTTAATTTCTTCAAAATGCTCTGGGCAATCGTTAATCTGAGGAATAATAGGACATCGTAGAATTACATTTTTTTGTAATTCATTTAAAATTGCTAAACTTTCATATACCATTTTATTAGAAACGCCAATATACTTTTTATGCAAATCATCATCATAAAGTTTGAAGTCAAACAAAAAGAGGTCAATATATTTGCTAAGAGTAACCAATTTTTCTTTTGCGATAGCACCATTCGTTTCTAAACAAGTATGAATATGATTTTCTTTTAGTTTTTTTGCCAGTTCAAGCAAAAAATCATATTGCAAGGAAGCTTCACCACCTGAAAAGGTCACTCCGCCATCTTGTTTGTAATATATTTCATCCTTTAAACATTCAGCGACTACATCTTCAACTGTCCATTCCTGCCCAATAACACTTAATGCATCATTGGGACAAGATTCTATGCATTGAAAGCAAGAAGTGCAAGCTGATTGGGAAAATGAGTGATATTGATTTTGTATTGTATGAGCATGATTTTTACAAGCCGTTAAACATTTGCCACAAAGTGTGCACAAGCTATGATTGATACTCAGCTGTGGCTTTATTTGAAATGATTCGGGATTATGACACCATGCACATCGCATATTACAGCCTTTAAAGAAAACCGTTGTACGAATTCCAGGCCCATCATGAAGAGAAAATCGTTGTATGTTGAATAAAATACCCATAGGATTACTCATCTTAAAATTCCTCATATGTGGTTCTTAATAAGATTTCATTTTGAACAATTGGATCAAGCTCAATAAACCTTGCACTAAATCCGCCTATTCGCACAATCAAGTTTTGATATTTTTCAGGATGCAACATTGCTTGTTCTAAATCATATTTGCCTATAGAAGATAAATTGGTTTGTATACCACCATTTTCATAAAAGATTTGTAGTAACATCTTGATTTTATCTCGGTTGTTTTTCAACATATCTTTATTCATACGGATGTTGTGAACAACACCTACGTGCTTGTTAGCCTCAACTTTCCTCATTGAGTTGAGTAAAGCGGTGAGCCCTAGCTTATCAGCACCAATTGATGGACTGTTTCCGTTGGATAATGGCGCTCCTCGATGCCTTCCGCAAGGAGTAGCAGCTGTAACTGCACCACGTTCTGCTGATCCTGAGTTGTTAACACTTACAACATGGTATCCATATAAATTAGTTGTTTTGCCTGCATCTCTGTGTAATTTTGAAATATGGTTAAATACTCGAACCACCATTTCATCAGCATAATTATCGTCATTGCCGTATTTTGGTGCGTTTAAAAGAATTTTTCTTTCCTTTTCATATCCCTTAAAGTTGCAGTCAAGCATATGGATGAGTTGCGGTAATGAGAATAGTTTATCTTCATATACACATTTTTTAATAGCTGTAAGCGAATCTGCAAGAGTAACCAAACCAAAAATTTCACTGGTTGCGCATAAAAATCTTGCGCCACCTTCAAAGATTGGGATATTCTTTTCCATGCAATCATGTGTAAGTAAGCTTAAATGCAAAAAGCATGCATTTTCTCCTGCTACTTGATAATTGCATTGCTCGGAATATGCTTCTTCAAGTACTGCTGGCTCTAATAATTTGGAATATGCTTCAAATAAATCTTCGAACGTTAAAAAGTTTGATGGATCTCCAACATCAAATCCATATTGATTACCTGTGAACGAATCACAGCCTCTGTGTAAAACAATATCTAAGGCTTGCGGTAAGGTCATACCGGTATTTGGAGTAGCCGCTCCATATCCTTCTATAACATATTCTCCACATCCAAAAGGTACCCATCTTTGTGCCATTTCTTCATCAATCTGATAAATTTCCTGCATAGCGGGAATAGTAGCATCATCGCTGTAAACGATAGGGTATACAGCACCGGCTTCTATATTTACTAATGTTTCGGTTAGTAAACTGTCATTGATACCATGATAGTATCGTAATGTTAGTTGTGGGACAACATCGACAACCGTTCTGGAGGTTTTAATTAAAGTGAGCGCCAACTGATCGGCATTATCCGGATTTTTTCTTCCTTTACCACCGATGATAATTCGACTGTCATGGACTTTACTAACTTTAATAATATTTCTAAAAAGTGAAGATAGTAATTTAACTGCCTCTTCTTCTGTTAGAATTCCGTTTTCAATATCGTGGACATACAAATCACTCAAATAATTGTCCATTCTACCGAAATTCATCAAATCGGAACAAACAGCATAAATCCAAATAAGCTGTAGTCCTTCTCTGAAAGTTTTTGGTGCCGATGTTGTTAAGTTCTCAAATATTTCGGCTATTTTTAATAGCTCTTCTCTTCTCTCTGGCGAAGCAACCTCTAGCTGCGCTCTTGCGTTGTCTGCATACATCAAACAAGCATCTATGATAACATCAATTGAAATATCAAGTGCATCATAAAAGCTGGATGAACCGTTTTGTTTTCTGTAATCGTTTACTCTTTCTTTCAATCCGGATAGTCCGACTTGAACCAGTAAATCAAGATCTACAGTCATACCGGCAATTCGAGCAACACCATAATAATAGTTTGCTTCTTCCATATGCGTACCATATTTTTGAGCAAAACGATCCAACATTTTTTTCTCTGTGTTTTCCTGTTTCCAAAAATCACGCATATCTTCAACTGAATCAAGATATTCTTGATCAACTGAATCTTTTACAGCATCAATCGCTTGTTGCACACGATCATCCCAATAATAATAGGTATAACTTCCTCCATATTGCGGAGAAAAGCCTACATATCCATGCTTCATATAGCCTACAATTAAATCGCATTCAGTCATAGGCATTAAAACGTATGGGATTTGGAGCTGTAAACATTTTGCTTCACGCATAGCTTTATCAGTTTCACTTTTATATATTTCTGTGAAATGTAAAGCATAGTCTAAATCTTTTTTATAATTTAAATACATAACGTATCCCCTCTAATAACATTGTACAATATATTAAATAAAATTCTACAATAAAATTGACTTGTTTTTATGGTATTTTGATGTATAATAGATTTACTAAATGTAATAAAAAATGGGAGGAGTTCTATGATAAAGCTACTTTGTGAGCAAGAGCGTACGAAAAGAGTATCGGGTGCAAAATTAACAAGTGTGCGTCAAACATTTCCGTTGCATACGCATGATTTTTTTGAGTTTTTTTTAGTAACAAAAGGTCGTGCTATTCATGTCGTAAATAACGTTGCACAGGTGATAGAACGGGGTTCTTTGGTATTTGTAAGGCCGTCAGACGAACATTGCTATGACTACTATAAAACCCAAGATTTTGAGTTTTATAACCATGGGTTTGAAACGGAAATATTTGATAAAATTAACATGGTTTATGATACGAAAGCTGATGCTTTAGTGAATAGGAGCGTGCCCAAGCACATCAAGGTCAATTTAGCACAATTACACTTTCTTGAGCAGCGTTTTGAAGAGCTTTTAAAGATACCTACTTGTGAACAACGACGACTTCCTTTATCATATTTAGCAATGGAAGTTATTTATTTAATGTTAACAACCGAGGATTTCGATCAAAATCATTTACCACCTGATTGGTTAATAAAAGTGTTAGATGAAATGAGCGAACCGGAAAACTTTATTGTAGGGCTTCCTCGCTTGCTCGAATTATGCAATTATTCACAAGAACATATCAACCGAGAGTTCAAACGTTATTTGAATATTACTCCAACTAAATATATAAATGAGCTGCGTTTACAATATGCAAATGATTTGTTGGAAAAGGGTGACCAAGAAATAGTTGACGTTTGTGAGAATTGTGGATTTCATAATTTAAGCCATTTTTATTCCGAGTTTAAAAAATATTATGGCTTTTCACCGAATAAAGCGAGAAAAAACAGTGAAAACAGTTGTCAAAATCATACTATTATAGTATAATTAGCGCTAAGAAGGAGGGACTTTTATGTATTATAAGAATTACGGTAATACGGATATGAAAGTATCTGCAATTGGATTAGGCTGTATGCGTTATGACGATAACGATGTGGCGGAGGGTAATTTAGAAAAATGTGCAGAGGTTGCATTATATGCACATGAATGTGGCATTAACTATTTTGATACTGCTCCATTTTATTGCAACGATAAAAGTGAAACCATAACAGGTATTGCTTTATCTCAATTGAAGCGTGATAGTTATTTTGTGTCTTCCAAAACAAATATGAGTACCGTTGGCGACGTAATTAACGCTGATACGTTTCGCAAACGTCTCGAAACAACATTAACACGTCTAAAAGTAGATTATTTGGATTTTTATCATCTATGGTGTATGCTGGACTTAGAATCATATCAAAAGCAAAGAGAAGCATTATATGGATTTTTTGAACAAGCAAAGGCAGAAGGTTTAATTCGCAATATTGTATTTTCAGCGCATATGCAAGGCGCTGAAATCGAAAAAGTTGTTGCTGAAAATAAGTTTAAAGGTATGTTAATTGGATATAATGCTTTGAATTATCGTTTCCGTCAAAGTGGAATTGAAGCAGCTCATAAAAATGGTATGGGCGTTGTTGTAATGAATCCACTGGGCGGAGGTCTGATTCCGCAAAACCCAGAAACTTTTAGCTACTTAACAAAGGAAACGGACTTAAACGTAGCGCAAGCAGCACTTCGCTTTGTGGCCTCTCATAAAGAAATTACAATTACATTAGCCGGCTGTACAACCAAAGCTCATGTCGATGACGCAGTAAAGGCTGTAGAAAATCTAGTAGAAAAACCTGCAAGTGAAATCAACAAAGAATTAGAAGGACAAGGACTTTCTTTTAATACATTGTGTACAGGATGCGGTTATTGCAAGAAATGCCCAATGGATATTGATATACCAAAATTCATGGATGCCTATAATGAAAAATTATTGGGAAGTTCACCGCTGGCTCGCATTAAATGGCATTGGAATGAAAGCGTTGAAAATGCTGCAAAATGCATTGAATGTGGAAAATGTGAAAGCTTGTGTACACAGCATCTTCCGATTATTGAAAGATTAAAAGAATTAAGTCTGTTAAAGGACTAAATTCTAATGAGCCCTATGTAATATAGTAATCAAAAAGTGAACTTTCAAAGATAGGGATTAACAATCAGCGAATACGGCTATTATGTCGTTTACATTAAAATTTAAGGGGAAATAGAATGAAGAATAACAAAGTAAAAAGTTTAGTGTTCAGTGGATTATTACTTGCAATTGGTGTGTTACTACCGCAAGTATTTCATTTTAGTGGTGTTCCAAACGCAGGACCGGTATTTTTACCAATGCATATTTCTGTGTTTTTAGCAGGTTTTATGGTAGGTCCGATTTGGGGGCTAGGAGTAGGAGTGTTAACTCCTGTGTTAAGCTTTATCGTAACAGGTGGAGCAATGCCTCCAATTCCTATTTTATATTTCATGATGATAGAGTTGGCAACCTATGCATTCGTAGCAGGCTTATGCAGTAGAAACTTTAAATTAAATCCTTATTTTAGCCAAATTATTGCTATGATATGCGGTAGAGGTGTATACGCACTTGTTTTACTTGTGTTTGGTGTTTTACTTGGAATGAAAGTACCTCCAGTTACAGCTGTATGGACAGCAATTGTAACTGGATTACCTGGAATTATCATTCAGTTAGTAATCATTCCGCCAATCGTCTATGCGCTCAAAAAGGGAGGCTTTGTTGTTGCAGCTTCAAAAAGCAATTAACATTTTAAAAGAGCAAAACTACAGTTGCGTAGTGATAAAAGATGATCTTGTTCATTGTGCAAATGGTATTGGCGTTAAGCCAATTATGCAATGGTTAAGAGAAGATGAAGCTTTTTTCGCTAACGCATATGTTGCTGATAAGGTTATTGGAAAAGCAGCAGCACTATTGCTTGTAATGGCAAAAGCTAAGAGTGTTTATGGCAAGGTTATGAGTGAAAGTGCCATAGCCATTTTAGAAAAATATCATATTCGTTATGAATATGATACAAAAGTGTCGTTTATCGCAAATCGTACCAATACAGGGATGTGCCCGTTGGAGCAATCGGTTGTAGCGATTGATGCTCCAAATGAAGCATATATTGCGATTCAAAATAAAATAGCAGAATTAATGAGTAGCAAATAAGAAGGGTCGTTATTTTTTATGATGTGGAAAGACAGTTTAGCAATAGGCGTTAAAGAAATTGATAGTCAACATAAGGAACTATGTGATAAAATTGATGCATTATTTGATGCTTGTAAACAAGGAAAAGGCAGAGTCGAAATCTTATCTACTATGGATTTTTTACAAAGCTATACCATCAAACATTTTCATGATGAAGAAATCATTCAGCAAAAATGTGGATATCCAAAATGCAAAGAACATAAAGCTATCCATGAAGCATTTATTAAGCAAGTTGCAGAGCTAAAAGCAGAGCTTGAAAAAGATGGCGCATCCATTGTGTTGGTTGGTAAAATTAATAGTTTGGTAATTGATTGGTTGATTAAACATATTCAAAACGTAGACAAAGAGATTGCACAATATATTAAATAGTCAAAGCGGTAGTATTTTTTCGGGTATACCAAGAATTTTGTGTAAATATAAAAACAATCAGAACAAGAAATAGGAACAAAATAGTAATTGACATAGTGTATAGGTTAGTTGAAACAAGTTTATTTAATGACAAAAGGGGCATGCCCCTTTTGTCATTAAATTTTGGCGGATGAACATAGAATCATCCAGCGATTCTGTCCGAAAACATGATGTTTAATTGGTTTAAAACAACGTCCCAATTTCGACAACGTTGTGTCCATCGTTCGACAATTTTTTTTGAAGCTAAATACAGTATCCTTTTTAAACTATCATCATTTTGAAATGATGGTTTATTCTTGGTTATTTGTCTGAACTGCCTGTTTAATCCCTCAATAATATTAGTTGTGTATATTATTTTCCTTACATCAGTTGGATATGCAAAAAAGGTTGATAGTATATCCCAGTTATCCTCCCAACTCTTTATGCAAGAAGGATAACTTTTACCCCATTTTTCTTTGAATGATATTAGATTATTCAATGCTTCTTCCTCTGTAACAGCTTGATATACTAGTTTTAGATCTGCCATTAACTTCTTGATATCTTTGTATCCTACATATCGTGTTGAATATCGAATTTGATGTATAATACAACGTTGAATGTGCGCTTTGGGATATGCTGCATTGATTGCTTCTTTAAAACCTTTTAAACCGTCAACACAAAATAGGTATACATCTTGCAAACCCCTTGATTTCAAGTCATTCATAACGCTCAACCAGAATTTTGAGCTCTCGTTTTCTCCAATCCAAATGCCCAATATATCTTTATTTCCTTCAAGTGTAATTCCTAAAACCACATATGCTGCTTTCGTTACAAACTGATTGTTTTCTTTTACTTTGTAGTGTATTGCATCCATGAACACAAATGGGTATACACTATCTAGTGGACGGTTTTGCCATGCTGTTACTTCCGGCATTATTTTTTCTGTTATCTTGCTTACTAGTCCATCTGAAATTTCTACATCATAAAGATTTTTTACTTGTTCAGCAATATCTCGTTGAGACATGCCACAAGAGTAAAGTGCAATAATTTTTTCTTCCATCCCGTCAGCATTACGATTATATTTACCAATAATTTGTGGTTCAAATTCACCGTTTCTATCACGAGGAACATTAATATCCACTTCGCCAAGTTGTGTTTTAACTGTTTTCTTTGAATATCCATTTCGATAATTTTTCGACATGCTTTTTCCGTCATCGTTCGCTATTCTTTGACTTTTTTGGTAACCCAATTCTTCGTCTAATTCACTATCCATAACTTGCTGAAGAACATCTTTGAACATCTCTTTCATTGCCTGCATAACCTCTGTTGTGCTTGTGAAGTTTTGGCTGTTCACATACTCTTTTAATAACTCTTTCGGTTGCTTTTCCATAAAAAAATACTTCCTTTCATACTTGAATTTATTATCTTAATTCTTGTCTGATTGGAAGTACCTTATTCACTTTTACACAAAATTTTCGGGAGTCTCTATTTTTCAATACTACCGCTTGTCTATTTGTACGTATTATTCTCTTGTAAAATCAATTTGGGCTTTTCTGGCTTGTGCACAAAGATATTGCCGTTGTATTAAATAAGGCTTATCATCTTTTATAAAGTGGGTAGCAACTTGCCTAAATTGAAACGAAACGTTTGCAGCAATACATTGGCGCCGAATATCTAATACCCAGTTATAATCTAAAGGACGCGTATCTTTCCCCGATTCACCGCCAACTATTACACATTCAATCGTATCATCCAAGTAGTTTGAAATGTCCATTTTTTCAAGCATAGGTTGAATAACAATCTGTTTGTGTTTAATCGGTAATGCTTTGAATATTGGTAATCGTTCATCTGCACGTTGTTGGTTTTCTATAGTACAACACACAACCACATTATCAAAATTCTCTTTAAAATCATTTGGTAACCCAATACGAAACCCCTCAATTCGCTTAGTCAGAAAGAGAAAAGTAAGATCTTTTCGTGTACGAATGATTTTCCAAATCTCATTTCGCCATTTATCCGCATCTTCAACAAGAAAATCGGCATTAAAACATAAGTATACAAGTTGACCTGATTTCATTTTATAGTTGCCTTTACTGTCTTTCACAATCGGTTTATAAAATTCATCTGTTTTATAAACAACATTGGTATCTATATTTTTGCGTTCATTTGCCCTAAAGATATAACAATTTTTACAGCCTTCGCTTTTTCTATGACATCCTTTCCAAGGATTCCAAGTAGCCATATGCAAAACCACCTTTATTGCTAACTAACATCAATTATTTGATATAAATTTAGTCTTCCTTGCTTTCCAACTTGCTCAATGAGTCCTACTTTACGTAATACACTCATTCCTGATTGGATCGCCCTAGGACTCACTTTCATTAAATTTTTCAAATCTTTTGTAGTAAATTGCGTTGGTAAATTAGGGGGTAATAAAATATCATAATCGGCTGGGCAACGTAAATAGATTTCTTGCATAATATCAATCGGTATGCGGTCAAAACGGGATGAACCCTTCTTTTTGTCCTTGCTCCATCCATCTAAGTTTCGATATTCGTCTACATCAATCATTGCTATGCAAAAGCTGATGTTCGGATGATTTAGCAAATCTTTGATTTTATATAGTTCCCATACAATTTCAAATGGCAGTCCGATTTTGGGCGATTTGCGCTTTACTGTTGTTTCACCCGTTTCTTGGTTAATCCAATAGAGCCACTTTGTTTGCGCAATAGGATAAACGACAGTAACTGTTGTTACTTCTAAAAACGCAGCAAGCTTTTTGCGTAACTTTTCAAAGTTTCTGGTTTGAATTTCTATAATTCCATTTTCGCCTACAATATCAGCAACGTATCCACCAACCTTGATTTCATGGTTATCCTCATACGGCTCAAAATAGTGCTTTAATACTGCATGAAGTGTTTTTTCACCCAATGTACCTATCCCTTTAGAATTTCGTTGTACATCGATTACTTTTTCACAAGCATCTTGAAATTGTAGTTTATTCATAGTTGTTATTAAAATCCCATCTGTTCAATATATTCATTCTGGAAAAAAGCATCTCCGGAAAGCTCATAATAGCTAAACTTGTTCGTGATAGAATGTAATTCTTCAATTGCTTTTTCATTTAGCAAAACTTCAATAGCACCCATACCGGCAGCATTACAACGGTAGTAATTTTATCAAGTAAGGAAGGAGGTAGCAATCCAATTTCGCAAGCACTCTTCTTGTCAATATAAGAACCGAATCCTCCTGCCAAAATGACTTTATGAATATCTTGCTCTGTTAAGCCTTTTGCATGAATTAAGGTTTGAATACCTGCACAAATAGCGGCTTTTGCAAGCTGAACTTCACGTATATCTTTTTGAGTTAAATAGATATTGTTATCTATATCAAGAACAAAAACAGGCTCGTCTTCTTCACGATAACGATAGAGTAATGAAGTTGGTATTTCATCTTCGTCAATTCGTCCTGTTTCATCAATTACTCCGAGTTTTAATAAACAAGCAATTGTATCAACCAAACCAGAGCCACATATGCCAATTGCAGGTTGATTTCCTATCGTTTCGATTTTGATATCATTATTTTTAATTGTAACTTTACTAATTGCACCTGTAATACCGCCGACTCCACATTGAATCGTAGCACCTTCAAAAGCGGGACCGGCTGCCGTAGCACAGCAAATAAATCCGTTTTGATTGCCAATTGCCATTTCGCCATTTGTTCCGATATCAATATAAATGCAATTTTCTTTTTCTTCATGAACTTTTGCGCTTAATACGCCAACTGTAATATCGCCGCCAACGTAGCCGGAAACACAATCGGTTAAGAATACTTTTGCAGTATCGTTTGTAGTTATTCCAATTTCTTTTGCGTTTAAATCAAAGCCAAATAGAGAAGTTGGGGTGAATGGTGCAACAGCAATTCCACTTGCATCGTAACCCGTTAATAAGTGGAGCATAACAGTATTTCCTGCAATTGTAATATCCATAATATCATGATAGGAATAGCTTTTTTTACTGCAAAAGGAATCGATGGCATTGTTGAGTTGTTTTACAATGGTTTGCTTTAGTAACTGCTTGCCATCATCTTTTTCTATACAACTGTTAATTCTTGAAATGACATCAGCACCAAAGCTGCGTTGTTCGTTTAGCCCACTAACAGTGTCCAAACGTTTACCTGAATTCAGATCATAAAAGTAACAAGCAACCGTTGTTGTTCCAATGTCAACAGCAAGTCCAATAGCAGCTTTTGTGCTATCCTTTGCTCTTGGTGAAATAACAAAATCAGATTTCATACCACTTTCTTGTACTGTGTAGTTTTGTTGATTTAGTATTGTAATACTGCAATCGCCAATTGGCTTGGTTAAGCAAGCTAATCGAATATCATTCATTTGTTCTTGTAAAGAAAGCAGTTTTTGCTCTTCTGCAGTAATTGGTGTCACTTGTCCGTTTACTTGTACCTTACATTTTCCGCATTTACCGTTTGCATTACAAGGTGCATCAATGTAAATATGGTTTTCTTGTAATAGCTTTAGTATTGATTTATTTCCATCCGTAATAATTTCGGTAACGGAATTTTCTTTTTGTATTGTCAATTTCATATGCTTAGTCCTCCGTATAAAATGGTTAACTCTTATTGTATCATATATAAAAAAAGATAAAAGGTATTTTTATATGATTATTTGTAGAATTCTTATCTTTATATTGAAAACACCTACCCATTATAATGAGCAGGTGCTTTTATGCTTTTGATTCAATTATAAATTGTAAGCAAAGGTCGATTACTACATCAAAGGCGCAAAAATATTTAATAATTTTTGCATAAAGCGGGTAAAAAATTTCGTTTCATTGCAGACTTCTTGCGTAATATGCTCGGATTGCATTAGCGTGTTAAGATGGTCTTTTCTGACATCAGCAATGGATGATGTTTTGTATAAAAATGCACCACATTCGTAATGCAAATAAAAGCTTCTAAAGTCAAAATTTTGGGTTCCGACAATTGCAATTTCATCGTCAGCAACAATTGTTTTAGCATGAACAAATCCCGGAGTATATTCATATACTTGAACTCCTGCTGTAATCAGTTTGATGTAATTGTAGCGAGTAACCATATGAACATACCATTTATCTGCAACATGGGGCGTGATAATTGTAACTTCAACGCCGCTGTTTGCTGCAAGGCAAAGCGCAGTCATCATTTCATTGTCTAATATGAGGTATGGAGTGGTAATGCTCACATATTTTTTTGCACGAGAAATGATATTAATATATGCCATTTCGCCAATTAAGTGTTGATCCAAAGGTCCATCACCGTATGGCATTACATAGCCATCTGATTCATAATGTTCCGTTGGGCGATAGTAAGAAAAGTCAATTTTATGTCTTTCGTAATATTGCCACATTTGTAAGAACATAATGCTTAAATTCCATACCGCATCACCTTTTAACATAATAGAGGAATCTTTCCAATGCCCA
It encodes:
- a CDS encoding helix-turn-helix transcriptional regulator, with protein sequence MIKLLCEQERTKRVSGAKLTSVRQTFPLHTHDFFEFFLVTKGRAIHVVNNVAQVIERGSLVFVRPSDEHCYDYYKTQDFEFYNHGFETEIFDKINMVYDTKADALVNRSVPKHIKVNLAQLHFLEQRFEELLKIPTCEQRRLPLSYLAMEVIYLMLTTEDFDQNHLPPDWLIKVLDEMSEPENFIVGLPRLLELCNYSQEHINREFKRYLNITPTKYINELRLQYANDLLEKGDQEIVDVCENCGFHNLSHFYSEFKKYYGFSPNKARKNSENSCQNHTIIV
- a CDS encoding DUF1893 domain-containing protein — protein: MQLQKAINILKEQNYSCVVIKDDLVHCANGIGVKPIMQWLREDEAFFANAYVADKVIGKAAALLLVMAKAKSVYGKVMSESAIAILEKYHIRYEYDTKVSFIANRTNTGMCPLEQSVVAIDAPNEAYIAIQNKIAELMSSK
- a CDS encoding superoxide dismutase, with amino-acid sequence MQETYPFQLKPLNYSYNALEPYIDEETVRIHHDKHLKTYVDNLNKALQPYPEYHNLSLTQLVKNYMQLPTKLQTAVRNNAGGVYNHNLYFDIMNKPSNSTPQGLLEIAINNTFGSFDEMKNHIKAAALGQFGSGYAWLVVDSYGNLKVIPTPNQDTPLPQNTCPILIIDVWEHAYYLKYQNRRAEYIDNWWNVVNWNKVLENYMACKTQMW
- a CDS encoding ECF transporter S component, which gives rise to MKNNKVKSLVFSGLLLAIGVLLPQVFHFSGVPNAGPVFLPMHISVFLAGFMVGPIWGLGVGVLTPVLSFIVTGGAMPPIPILYFMMIELATYAFVAGLCSRNFKLNPYFSQIIAMICGRGVYALVLLVFGVLLGMKVPPVTAVWTAIVTGLPGIIIQLVIIPPIVYALKKGGFVVAASKSN
- a CDS encoding glycyl-radical enzyme activating protein; its protein translation is MSNPMGILFNIQRFSLHDGPGIRTTVFFKGCNMRCAWCHNPESFQIKPQLSINHSLCTLCGKCLTACKNHAHTIQNQYHSFSQSACTSCFQCIESCPNDALSVIGQEWTVEDVVAECLKDEIYYKQDGGVTFSGGEASLQYDFLLELAKKLKENHIHTCLETNGAIAKEKLVTLSKYIDLFLFDFKLYDDDLHKKYIGVSNKMVYESLAILNELQKNVILRCPIIPQINDCPEHFEEINRLKHNYNNIIDVEIMAYHNLGQSKWNGIGLDYTLKDTPVPDSSLKKKWELLITK
- a CDS encoding aldo/keto reductase, which produces MYYKNYGNTDMKVSAIGLGCMRYDDNDVAEGNLEKCAEVALYAHECGINYFDTAPFYCNDKSETITGIALSQLKRDSYFVSSKTNMSTVGDVINADTFRKRLETTLTRLKVDYLDFYHLWCMLDLESYQKQREALYGFFEQAKAEGLIRNIVFSAHMQGAEIEKVVAENKFKGMLIGYNALNYRFRQSGIEAAHKNGMGVVVMNPLGGGLIPQNPETFSYLTKETDLNVAQAALRFVASHKEITITLAGCTTKAHVDDAVKAVENLVEKPASEINKELEGQGLSFNTLCTGCGYCKKCPMDIDIPKFMDAYNEKLLGSSPLARIKWHWNESVENAAKCIECGKCESLCTQHLPIIERLKELSLLKD
- a CDS encoding pyruvate formate lyase family protein produces the protein MYLNYKKDLDYALHFTEIYKSETDKAMREAKCLQLQIPYVLMPMTECDLIVGYMKHGYVGFSPQYGGSYTYYYWDDRVQQAIDAVKDSVDQEYLDSVEDMRDFWKQENTEKKMLDRFAQKYGTHMEEANYYYGVARIAGMTVDLDLLVQVGLSGLKERVNDYRKQNGSSSFYDALDISIDVIIDACLMYADNARAQLEVASPERREELLKIAEIFENLTTSAPKTFREGLQLIWIYAVCSDLMNFGRMDNYLSDLYVHDIENGILTEEEAVKLLSSLFRNIIKVSKVHDSRIIIGGKGRKNPDNADQLALTLIKTSRTVVDVVPQLTLRYYHGINDSLLTETLVNIEAGAVYPIVYSDDATIPAMQEIYQIDEEMAQRWVPFGCGEYVIEGYGAATPNTGMTLPQALDIVLHRGCDSFTGNQYGFDVGDPSNFLTFEDLFEAYSKLLEPAVLEEAYSEQCNYQVAGENACFLHLSLLTHDCMEKNIPIFEGGARFLCATSEIFGLVTLADSLTAIKKCVYEDKLFSLPQLIHMLDCNFKGYEKERKILLNAPKYGNDDNYADEMVVRVFNHISKLHRDAGKTTNLYGYHVVSVNNSGSAERGAVTAATPCGRHRGAPLSNGNSPSIGADKLGLTALLNSMRKVEANKHVGVVHNIRMNKDMLKNNRDKIKMLLQIFYENGGIQTNLSSIGKYDLEQAMLHPEKYQNLIVRIGGFSARFIELDPIVQNEILLRTTYEEF